Proteins found in one Sorghum bicolor cultivar BTx623 chromosome 1, Sorghum_bicolor_NCBIv3, whole genome shotgun sequence genomic segment:
- the LOC8084015 gene encoding probable xyloglucan 6-xylosyltransferase 1, translating to MWAERVVGERRMRQIQRFARNAKLTVVCLLLTVVVLRGTVGAGRFGTPQQDLIELRQHFVSHPHRALAEHHDARSRASTTTTSSSSSVRRDDEPDPPPRTLRDPPYTLGPKISDWDEQRAAWHRRHPETPPFLNDIKPRVLLVTGSSPKPCENPVGDHYLLKSIKNKMDYCRVHGIEVFYNMALLDAEMAGFWAKLPLLRALLLAHPEFEFIWWMDSDAMFTDMAFELPWERYGPYNLIMHGWDEMVYDDKNWIGLNTGSFLLRNCQWSLDMLDTWAPMGPKGPVRIEAGKVLTKSLKDRPVFEADDQSAMVYILATQREKWGDKVYLENGYYLHGYWGILVDRYEEMLENYKPGLGDHRWPLVTHFVGCKPCGKFGDYPVERCLKNMDRAFNFGDNQILQMYGFTHKSLASRRVKRIRNETSNPLETKDELGLLHPAFKAVKTST from the coding sequence ATGTGGGCGGAGCGGGTGGTCGGGGAGCGCCGGATGCGGCAGATCCAGCGCTTCGCGCGGAACGCCAAGCTCACCGTCGTTTGCCTCCTCCTCACCGTCGTCGTGCTCCGCGGCACCGTCGGCGCCGGCCGCTTCGGCACGCCGCAGCAGGACCTCATCGAGCTCCGCCAGCACTTCGTCTCCCACCCGCACCGGGCGCTCGCCGAGCACCACGACGCCAGGTCCAgggcctccaccaccaccacgtcgtcctcctcctccgtccGCCGCGACGACGAGCCCGACCCGCCGCCGAGGACGCTCAGGGACCCGCCCTACACGCTGGGCCCCAAGATCTCCGACTGGGACGAGCAGCGCGCCGCCTGGCACCGCCGCCACCCGGAGACGCCGCCCTTCCTCAACGACATCAAGCCGCGGGTGCTGCTCGTCACGGGTTCCTCGCCCAAGCCCTGCGAGAACCCCGTCGGGGACCACTACCTCCTCAAGTCCATCAAGAACAAGATGGATTACTGCCGCGTCCACGGCATCGAGGTCTTCTACAACATGGCGCTGCTCGACGCCGAGATGGCCGGCTTCTGGGCCAAACTCCCGCTCCTGCGGGCGCTGCTCCTCGCGCACCCGGAGTTCGAGTTCATCTGGTGGATGGACTCTGACGCCATGTTCACCGACATGGCATTCGAGCTCCCTTGGGAGCGCTACGGGCCATACAATCTGATCATGCACGGCTGGGACGAGATGGTCTACGACGACAAGAATTGGATTGGGCTAAACACCGGCAGCTTCTTGCTGCGCAACTGCCAGTGGTCACTTGACATGCTGGATACCTGGGCGCCAATGGGGCCAAAGGGCCCTGTCCGCATTGAGGCTGGCAAAGTGCTGACCAAGTCCTTGAAGGATCGGCCAGTATTCGAGGCCGATGATCAGTCGGCCATGGTGTACATCCTCGCAACGCAGCGCGAGAAGTGGGGTGATAAGGTTTACCTTGAGAATGGGTACTACCTTCATGGCTACTGGGGGATCTTGGTCGACAGGTATGAGGAGATGCTTGAGAATTACAAGCCAGGGCTCGGCGATCACCGGTGGCCGCTCGTCACACACTTTGTCGGGTGCAAGCCATGTGGCAAATTTGGAGACTACCCTGTCGAGCGATGCCTCAAGAATATGGATCGTGCGTTCAattttggtgataaccagatcTTGCAGATGTATGGATTCACTCACAAGTCACTTGCAAGCAGGAGAGTGAAGAGGATCAGGAATGAGACCAGCAACCCGCTTGAGACAAAGGATGAGCTTGGGTTGCTTCATCCGGCATTCAAGGCTGTGAAGACTTCCACATGA
- the LOC8081110 gene encoding programmed cell death protein 2, protein MESSAKKLSSLRITSLDDDDDETEVPHQPPPAGPSAAAADYEDDDDEDEEVEVTLGVLSKPKHPGLLLRHLFPSKAGGIPAWLDPVNLPSGKSSCCGFCGEPLQFVLQIYAPIEDNVAAFHRTLFVFMCPSMACLLRDQHEQWKHKHGNPCRSVKVFRCQLPRSNTFYSAQPPKYDGSDKPLCPGAPVCHWCGTWKGDKICSSCKKARYCSEKHQALHWRTGHKNDCLQIISSSAASNSVLPAVGKVPASTSWLEFEIKIDYEGTFDSDSGDENNSKSLVMQRHGKPDAMMQSWMDQFEADADNKCWASFQERVSREPKQVLRYCREPNAKPLWALSSGCPSNADIPSCSYCRGPLCYEFQLMPQLLYFFGVGNQPDSLDWATIAVYTCQGSCDQSVSYKEEFAWVQLYPTTTRR, encoded by the exons ATGGAGTCCAGCGCCAAGAAGCTTAGCAGCCTCCGTATCACCTCCCtggatgacgatgacgacgagacCGAGGTCCCGCACCAGCCCCCTCCAGCAGGCCCCTCCGCCGCTGCAGCGGAttacgaggacgacgacgatgaggatGAAGAAGTGGAAGTGACGCTTGGCGTCCTTAGCAAACCGAAGCACCcaggcctcctcctccgccactTGTTCCCCAGCAAGGCCGGCGGCATCCCG GCGTGGTTGGACCCCGTGAACTTGCCGTCGGGGAAGTCCAGCTGCTGCGGTTTCTGTGGCGAGCCTCTGCAGTTCGTTCTCCAG ATTTATGCACCAATTGAAGACAATGTAGCAGCCTTCCACCGAACGCTGTTCGTGTTCATGTGCCCATCCATGGCGTGCTTGCTTCGAGATCAACATGAACAATGGAAACACAAGCATGGGAATCCATGTAGAAG CGTGAAGGTTTTCCGTTGCCAATTGCCACGGAGTAACACCTTCTACTCAGCTCAACCTCCAAAGTATGATGGCTCTGACAAACCACTGTGTCCAGGAG CTCCTGTATGCCACTGGTGTGGTACCTGGAAAGGTGATAAAATTTGTAGTAGCTGCAAGAAAGCAAGATACTGTTCTGAGAAACATCAG GCACTGCATTGGCGTACTGGTCATAAAAATGATTGCCTCCAGATAATAAGTTCTTCTGCTGCTTCAAATTCAGTTCTGCCAGCTGTAGGAAAAG TTCCTGCTAGCACTTCTTGGCTAGAATTTGAGATAAAAATAGACTATGAAGGTACTTTTGATTCCGATAGTGGTGATGAAAATAACTCAAAGTCGTTGGTGATGCAAAGACATGGGAAACCCGATGCTATGATGCAGTCGTGGATGGATCAATTTGAG GCTGATGCTGACAACAAATGCTGGGCATCTTTTCAAGAGCGGGTCTCAAGAGAACCAAAGCAAGTGTTGAG GTATTGTCGAGAACCAAATGCTAAACCTCTCTGGGCCTTATCTTCTGGGTGTCCTTCAAATGCTGATATCCCATCATGTAGCTACTGTAGAGGTCCATTATGCTATGAGTTTCAG TTAATGCCACAATTGCTTTATTTCTTTGGTGTGGGAAATCAACCAGACTCACTTGATTGGGCAACAATTGCTGTCTACACATGTCAAGGGTCATGTGACCAAAGTGTTAGCTACAAAGAGGAATTTGCTTGGGTTCAGTTGTACCCTACAACCACGAGGCGGTAA
- the LOC8084016 gene encoding probable LL-diaminopimelate aminotransferase, chloroplastic — MAAAPAGAPAITASSSFLASPPFALKASTTSHRRPAGRVSVNIRCVSSPPAVDTSYKTNVPRNANMAKLQAGYLFPEIARRRAAHLLKYPDAKIISLGIGDTTEPIPNVITNAMAERALALSTIDGYSGYGAEQGEKKLRAAIAATYYADLGIEDSDIFVSDGAKCDISRLQVLFGSNVTIAVQDPSYPAYVDSSVIMGQTDLYQQDVQKYGNIQYMRCSPENGFFPDLSTIPRTDIIFFCSPNNPTGAAASRDQLTKLVKFAKDNGSIIVYDSAYAMYISDDSPKSIFEIPGAKEVALETASFSKYAGFTGVRLGWTVVPKELLFSDGHPVAKDFNRIVCTCFNGASNISQAGGLACLSPEGLKAMHDVVGFYKENTEIIVDTFTSLGFNVYGAKNAPYVWVHFPGRNSWDVFAEILEKANVVTTPGSGFGPGGEGFVRVSAFGHRDNIIEAARRLKQLYK; from the exons ATGGCAGCAGCCCCTGCCGGTGCCCCCGCAATCACCGCCTCATCCTCCTTTCTTGCTTCGCCGCCGTTCGCTCTCAA GGCATCGACGACTAGCCACCGCCGACCTGCGGGGAGAGTCTCCGTCAACATCCGCTGCGTCAGTAGCCCGCCGGCCGTCGACACAT CTTACAAGACTAATGTCCCGCGCAATGCTAACATGGCCAAGCTCCAAGCAGGATATCTGTTTCCTGAG ATTGCCAGGAGAAGAGCAGCTCATTTGCTGAAGTATCCAGATGCCAAGATAATAAGCCTTGGGATAGGTGACACTACCGAGCCCATTCCAAATGTCATAACAAATGCCATGGCAGAG AGAGCACTTGCCTTGTCAACAATTGATGGCTACAGCGGTTATGGAGCCGAGCAAGGTGAAAAG AAACTCAGAGCAGCAATTGCTGCAACCTACTATGCGGACCTTGGTATTGAAGATTCAGATATTTTTGTCTCTGATGGTGCCAAGTGTGACATATCTCGCTTGCAG GTCCTTTTTGGATCTAATGTGACAATTGCGGTCCAAGATCCCTCATACCCT GCATATGTTGATTCAAGTGTTATCATGGGCCAAACTGACTTATATCAGCAAGATGTTCAGAAGTACGGAAACATTCAATACATGAGATGCAGTCCAGAAAATGGATTTTTCCCTGATCTGTCAACTATCCCTCGGACAGATATTATTTTCTTTTGTTCACCCAACAATCCTACTGGTGCTGCTGCATCTCGGGACCAACTGACCAAATTAGTAAAATTTGCAAAGGACAATGGGTCCATCATTGTCTATGATTCTGCTTATGCAATGTACATATCAGATGACAGCCCAAAGTCTATCTTTGAAATTCCTGGAGCAAAGGAG GTTGCTCTTGAGACAGCGTCATTCTCGAAATATGCTGGGTTCACTGGTGTCCGTCTAGGTTGGACTGTTGTCCCCAAGGAGCTCCTTTTCTCTGATGGACATCCAGTTGCTAAAGATTTCAATCGCATAGTCTGCACTTGCTTCAATGGTGCATCAAACATTTCACAAGCTGGTGGTTTAGCTTGCCTCTCTCCAGAGGGTCTGAAG GCTATGCATGATGTTGTTGGCTTCTACAAGGAGAACACTGAAATAATTGTTGACACATTTACATCACTTGGATTCAACGTGTATGGTGCGAAGAACGCTCCTTACGTATGGGTGCACTTCCCTGGCCGCAATTCGTGGGACGTGTTTGCTGAGATCCTGGAGAAGGCGAATGTGGTTACTACTCCTGGCAGTGGATTTGGACCGGGTGGCGAAGGCTTTGTGAGGGTCAGCGCATTCGGACACAGAGATAACATCATTGAAGCTGCAAGGAGATTAAAGCAGCTGTACAAGTGA